A portion of the Pseudomonas synxantha BG33R genome contains these proteins:
- the aroQ gene encoding type II 3-dehydroquinate dehydratase, whose product MATLLVLHGPNLNLLGTREPGVYGAVTLDQINLDLERRAREAGHHLLYLQSNAEYELIDRIHAARHEGVDFILINPAAFTHTSVALRDALLAVSIPFIEVHLSNVHKREAFRHHSYFSDVAVGVICGLGASGYRLALEAALEHVEEQAKRP is encoded by the coding sequence ATGGCGACCTTACTGGTTCTTCATGGACCCAACCTGAACCTGCTTGGCACCCGCGAACCGGGCGTCTACGGGGCAGTGACCCTCGACCAGATCAACCTCGACCTGGAAAGACGGGCCCGTGAAGCCGGCCACCATCTGCTCTACCTGCAAAGCAATGCCGAGTATGAATTGATTGATCGCATCCACGCCGCGCGTCACGAAGGCGTGGACTTCATCCTGATCAATCCCGCCGCTTTTACGCATACAAGTGTTGCATTACGTGACGCGCTGCTGGCGGTGAGCATCCCATTCATCGAAGTGCATTTATCGAACGTGCACAAACGCGAAGCTTTCCGCCATCACTCTTACTTCTCCGACGTAGCGGTAGGAGTGATCTGCGGCCTTGGCGCCAGCGGTTACCGACTGGCCCTGGAGGCCGCCCTGGAACACGTTGAAGAACAGGCTAAACGCCCCTGA
- the prmA gene encoding 50S ribosomal protein L11 methyltransferase, producing the protein MPWLQVRLAISPEQAETYEDAFLEVGAVSVTFMDAEDQPIFEPELNTTPLWSHTHLLALFEDGTDAAAVLAHMELLTGGPLPEHHSEVIEDQDWERSWMDNFQPMRFGQRLWIVPSWHAAPEPDAVNLLLDPGLAFGTGTHPTTALCLEWLDGQDLTDSNVLDFGCGSGILAIAALLLGAKEAVGTDIDVQALEASRDNAGRNNIAEGKFPLYLPEDLPQVQADVLVANILAGPLVSLAPQLSSLVKPGGRLALSGILAEQGEDVAAAYARDFELDPIANRDGWVRISGRRR; encoded by the coding sequence ATGCCTTGGCTGCAAGTCCGTCTCGCCATCAGCCCAGAACAAGCCGAAACCTACGAAGACGCTTTCCTCGAAGTGGGCGCTGTGTCGGTGACCTTCATGGACGCCGAAGACCAGCCGATCTTCGAGCCGGAACTCAACACCACGCCGCTGTGGTCCCACACCCACCTGCTGGCCCTGTTCGAAGACGGCACCGATGCCGCCGCCGTACTGGCCCATATGGAACTGCTCACCGGCGGCCCGCTGCCCGAGCATCACAGCGAAGTCATCGAAGACCAGGACTGGGAACGCAGCTGGATGGATAACTTCCAGCCCATGCGCTTCGGCCAGCGCCTGTGGATCGTGCCAAGCTGGCACGCTGCTCCCGAGCCAGACGCCGTCAACCTGCTGCTGGACCCGGGCCTGGCGTTCGGCACCGGCACCCACCCCACCACCGCCCTGTGCCTGGAATGGCTGGACGGCCAGGACCTGACCGACAGCAACGTACTGGACTTCGGCTGCGGCTCCGGGATCCTGGCGATTGCCGCGCTGCTGCTGGGCGCCAAGGAGGCCGTGGGCACCGATATCGACGTGCAGGCCCTGGAAGCCTCCCGCGATAACGCCGGGCGCAATAACATCGCTGAAGGCAAATTCCCACTCTATCTGCCTGAAGATCTGCCCCAGGTACAGGCCGATGTGCTGGTCGCCAATATCCTCGCCGGGCCGCTGGTGTCGCTGGCACCGCAACTGTCGAGCCTGGTCAAGCCGGGTGGGCGCCTGGCGCTGTCGGGTATCCTCGCCGAGCAAGGTGAAGACGTGGCTGCGGCCTACGCCAGGGATTTCGAGCTGGACCCGATCGCCAACCGTGATGGCTGGGTACGCATCAGCGGTCGTCGGCGCTAG
- a CDS encoding response regulator: MTESEDPSRERLKQHFAQRVIHQARQILEIWQRLQRGEWSNADFSELSEANLRLQRFAERFEQPEHRQLAQHIGQTLQAVDENRGRLSSQLITELNRLMQRLSRTGLRQGDQLEQTLLPPMRKPIYVMLADHDRAERLAKQLEFFGLSAQSLDSVAAFHTAMAERLPSAIVMDVDFCGPGLGLTLAAQAQEGLEQKLPLLFFSLHETDTPTRLAAVRAGGEEFLTGTLEASSLLEKIEVLTCVAQYEPYKVLIIDDSRAQALHTERLLNSAGIVTRTLIEPIQAMAELADFQPDLIILDMYMPACTGTELAKVIRHNDRYVSVPIIYLSAEDDLDKQLDAMSEGGDDFLTKPIKPRHLITTVRNRAARARNLKARMVRDSLTGLYNHTHILQLLEDCSFRARRENKPLSFAMLDIDHFKRVNDSHGHPMGDRVIKSLALFLKQRLRKTDYIGRYGGEEFAIVMPDTDVESACKVLDDIRRRFAEIHYPAQPQDLWCTFSAGLVELCDGCDSLTMAAQADEALYLAKDAGRNRVQAARASKQSAIFSPESTESVITL, from the coding sequence ATGACCGAGTCAGAAGACCCTAGCCGCGAGCGTCTCAAGCAGCATTTTGCCCAGCGGGTAATTCATCAGGCACGTCAAATTCTTGAGATCTGGCAGCGCCTGCAACGCGGCGAATGGTCGAACGCCGACTTTTCCGAACTCAGCGAAGCCAACCTGCGCCTGCAGCGCTTCGCCGAGCGTTTTGAACAACCCGAACACCGCCAACTGGCCCAGCATATTGGCCAAACTCTCCAGGCGGTGGACGAAAACCGTGGCCGTTTGAGCAGCCAACTGATCACCGAACTCAACCGCTTGATGCAGCGCCTGTCGCGCACCGGGCTGCGTCAGGGTGACCAGCTTGAGCAAACCCTGCTGCCACCGATGCGCAAGCCGATCTACGTGATGCTGGCCGACCACGACCGCGCCGAGCGCCTGGCCAAGCAGCTGGAATTCTTTGGCCTGAGTGCCCAGTCCCTGGACAGCGTCGCGGCTTTTCACACGGCCATGGCCGAACGCCTGCCGTCAGCCATCGTCATGGACGTGGACTTTTGCGGCCCCGGCCTGGGCCTCACCCTCGCCGCGCAAGCCCAGGAGGGCCTGGAGCAAAAGCTGCCGCTGTTGTTTTTCAGCCTGCACGAAACCGACACGCCGACGCGCCTGGCCGCCGTGCGCGCCGGAGGTGAGGAGTTCCTGACCGGCACCCTGGAGGCTTCGAGCCTGCTGGAAAAGATCGAAGTGCTGACCTGCGTTGCCCAGTACGAGCCGTACAAAGTGCTGATCATTGACGACTCGCGGGCCCAGGCGCTGCACACCGAGCGCCTGCTCAACAGCGCCGGGATTGTCACGCGCACCTTGATCGAACCGATCCAGGCCATGGCCGAACTGGCGGATTTCCAGCCCGACCTGATCATCCTCGACATGTATATGCCCGCCTGTACCGGCACCGAACTGGCCAAGGTGATTCGCCACAACGACCGTTACGTCAGCGTGCCGATCATCTACCTGTCGGCCGAAGACGACCTGGACAAACAGCTGGACGCGATGAGCGAAGGCGGCGATGACTTCCTGACCAAACCGATCAAGCCGCGCCACCTGATCACCACCGTGCGCAACCGCGCCGCGCGTGCGCGCAACTTGAAGGCGCGGATGGTGCGCGACAGCCTGACCGGGCTGTACAACCATACGCATATCCTGCAATTGCTCGAAGACTGCAGCTTTCGCGCCCGCCGCGAGAACAAGCCATTGAGCTTTGCGATGCTGGATATCGACCACTTCAAACGTGTCAATGACAGCCACGGCCACCCCATGGGCGACCGGGTGATCAAGAGCCTGGCGCTGTTTCTCAAGCAGCGCCTGCGCAAGACCGACTACATCGGCCGTTATGGCGGTGAAGAGTTTGCCATCGTGATGCCCGACACCGACGTGGAATCGGCCTGCAAGGTACTGGACGACATTCGGCGGCGCTTTGCAGAAATCCACTACCCCGCCCAACCGCAGGATTTGTGGTGCACCTTCAGTGCCGGCCTGGTGGAGCTGTGTGACGGGTGCGACAGCCTGACGATGGCCGCCCAGGCTGACGAAGCGCTATACCTTGCCAAGGACGCCGGACGCAACCGCGTGCAAGCCGCGCGCGCATCAAAGCAAAGTGCCATCTTTTCACCGGAATCCACCGAATCGGTCATAACTCTGTAA
- a CDS encoding methyl-accepting chemotaxis protein — protein MRLKLLTNLNTLLLVAVCLALGATLWWSQRALERPYLLMERYLGLSQGFQNQAARNIEDYLASGDALRLSSASQSLESLLQQLAQLPAELAQTLHPSLADLETFSKTDLLAAGKLAGDPQALLVQAERELGANLEQLSQYASGVNSTDAARYLPPLLTASQHLGKLSLARDKLVSSGRAELADEVEREIATMRTQADLLAQLRLLGVKASAESNADDFSALMGLENTEKTAVQDTGVDLKRELNSLLTRYPAELQRTREQIQQRADLAAATHLKIANVQQAIAGLEPVVRAQHARIQGEVRVLQGVMIGLILLIALLIDTLQRRLARVLTNLAPALSTWAEGNFSQPIALGKTNHELHAIEASLNRLRAYLVGLVGTIRGNAEAVAGSSRTLAELSSGLHDGAERQAGDTAQIRDSLGELEATIQQVAGDASQAAGASRSAGFAVEQGQRVIGLSLTGLHALVGEVQQNAQMIEKLAEESATIGGVLTVIRSIAEQTNLLALNAAIEAARAGEAGRGFAVVADEVRSLAQRTAGATAEIQGLIAGLQTAAHQSVQGMRAQVEHAEATAQQAQTADGALDEIVGAIQTISETAVRIADVTAQQSGAVSEIRDNSERIHQLGEDNLLRIGQGRSQGEHLLVLGGQLTTAVQAFRV, from the coding sequence ATGCGCCTCAAGCTGCTGACCAATCTCAATACCCTTCTGCTGGTGGCCGTATGCCTGGCCCTCGGGGCGACGCTGTGGTGGTCGCAACGGGCGCTGGAGCGGCCTTATTTATTGATGGAGCGCTACCTGGGCCTGTCCCAGGGCTTTCAAAACCAGGCAGCGCGCAATATCGAAGACTACCTGGCCAGCGGCGATGCCCTGCGCCTGAGCAGCGCCAGTCAAAGCCTGGAGAGCCTGTTGCAGCAACTCGCGCAATTGCCGGCCGAGTTGGCGCAAACCCTGCACCCCAGCCTGGCGGACCTGGAAACCTTCAGCAAGACCGACCTGCTGGCTGCAGGCAAGCTGGCCGGCGACCCGCAAGCACTGTTGGTTCAGGCCGAGCGTGAACTGGGCGCAAACCTGGAGCAACTGAGCCAGTACGCCAGCGGCGTCAACTCCACAGACGCAGCACGCTACCTGCCTCCCCTGCTGACCGCCTCGCAGCATCTGGGCAAACTGTCCCTGGCCCGCGACAAGCTGGTGAGCAGCGGCCGCGCCGAGCTGGCCGACGAGGTGGAGCGCGAGATTGCCACCATGCGCACCCAGGCCGACCTGTTGGCACAGTTGCGATTGCTTGGGGTAAAGGCCAGCGCCGAATCCAACGCTGACGATTTCTCCGCGTTGATGGGCCTGGAAAACACCGAAAAAACCGCAGTCCAGGACACCGGCGTCGACCTCAAGCGCGAGCTCAACAGCCTGTTGACCCGCTACCCCGCCGAACTCCAGCGCACCCGCGAGCAGATCCAGCAGCGCGCCGACCTCGCCGCTGCCACCCACCTGAAGATCGCCAACGTGCAACAGGCCATCGCCGGCCTGGAGCCGGTAGTACGTGCACAGCACGCCAGAATCCAGGGCGAGGTGCGTGTGCTGCAAGGCGTGATGATCGGCCTGATCCTGTTGATCGCACTGCTGATCGACACGCTGCAACGGCGCCTGGCACGGGTGCTGACCAATCTGGCACCGGCCTTGTCGACCTGGGCCGAAGGTAATTTCAGCCAGCCGATAGCCCTGGGCAAGACCAACCATGAACTGCACGCTATCGAAGCCTCCCTGAACCGCCTGCGCGCCTATCTGGTGGGCCTGGTAGGCACTATTCGCGGGAATGCCGAAGCAGTGGCCGGCAGCAGCCGCACCCTCGCCGAACTGAGCAGCGGCCTGCACGACGGCGCCGAGCGTCAGGCCGGCGACACCGCGCAGATCCGTGACTCCCTGGGTGAACTGGAAGCCACCATCCAGCAAGTGGCCGGGGATGCCAGCCAGGCTGCCGGCGCCAGTCGCAGTGCAGGCTTTGCTGTGGAGCAAGGCCAGCGCGTAATCGGCCTGAGCCTGACCGGGTTGCACGCCCTGGTGGGCGAAGTGCAGCAAAATGCGCAGATGATCGAGAAACTCGCGGAAGAATCCGCCACCATCGGCGGCGTGCTGACCGTGATTCGCTCGATTGCCGAGCAGACCAACTTGCTGGCGCTCAATGCCGCTATCGAGGCGGCTCGCGCCGGTGAAGCCGGGCGCGGCTTCGCGGTGGTGGCCGATGAAGTACGTTCCCTGGCGCAGCGCACCGCTGGCGCTACTGCCGAAATCCAGGGCCTGATCGCCGGCCTGCAAACCGCCGCCCACCAATCGGTGCAAGGCATGCGCGCCCAGGTTGAGCACGCCGAAGCCACCGCCCAGCAAGCCCAGACAGCAGATGGTGCGCTGGATGAAATCGTCGGTGCGATCCAGACGATTTCCGAGACCGCGGTGCGCATCGCCGATGTGACCGCGCAGCAGAGCGGGGCCGTGAGTGAGATTCGTGATAACAGTGAGCGGATTCACCAGTTAGGTGAGGACAACCTGCTGCGTATCGGGCAGGGGCGTAGCCAGGGTGAGCACTTGCTGGTGCTGGGTGGGCAATTGACTACCGCCGTACAAGCCTTCCGCGTCTGA
- a CDS encoding DUF2333 family protein translates to MLDWKNREGSAKGPAPEPKSANRSYFRNLLMSRALLSIIGLYLLVTGGLGWYWSQEPALFPVQQNAQLAAEKEGKQMVVGYTTVETLKTVVGTLLNKPGGYISNDRFPPGLWMDNMPSWEYGVLVQVRDLTRALRKDFARSQSQSAEDADLAKAEPRFNFDNKSWVLPSSESEYQEGINSLSRYEARLSDPNQRGALFYARADNLNNWLGDVATRLGSLSQRLSASVGRVKLNTALKTEALAPGEVPQVDEEVVETPWMQIDNVFYEARGQAWALSHLLRAIEVDFADVLAKKNATVSVRQIIRELEASQEPVWSPMILNGSGFGVLANHSLVMANYISRANAAVIDLRQLLNQG, encoded by the coding sequence ATGCTGGACTGGAAAAACCGTGAAGGCAGTGCCAAAGGCCCCGCCCCTGAGCCCAAGTCGGCCAACCGCAGCTATTTTCGCAACTTGCTGATGAGCCGGGCTTTGCTCAGCATTATCGGCCTGTACCTGCTGGTCACCGGTGGCCTGGGTTGGTACTGGAGCCAGGAGCCGGCGCTGTTTCCGGTCCAGCAGAACGCCCAGCTTGCCGCCGAGAAGGAAGGCAAGCAGATGGTCGTGGGCTACACCACGGTCGAAACCCTCAAGACCGTGGTCGGCACCTTGCTGAACAAGCCTGGCGGCTACATCTCCAACGACCGTTTCCCGCCGGGCTTGTGGATGGACAACATGCCGAGCTGGGAATATGGCGTGCTGGTGCAGGTGCGTGACCTGACCCGCGCACTGCGCAAAGACTTCGCTCGCTCCCAGTCGCAGTCGGCTGAAGACGCGGACTTGGCCAAGGCCGAGCCGCGGTTCAACTTCGATAACAAGAGCTGGGTGCTGCCTTCGAGCGAGTCGGAATACCAGGAAGGCATCAACTCCCTGAGCCGCTACGAAGCGCGTCTGTCTGACCCGAACCAGCGCGGCGCACTGTTTTACGCGCGTGCCGACAACCTGAACAACTGGCTGGGCGATGTAGCGACCCGTCTGGGCTCGCTGTCCCAGCGCCTGTCGGCCAGCGTCGGCCGCGTCAAGCTGAACACCGCGCTCAAAACCGAGGCGCTGGCGCCGGGCGAAGTGCCGCAAGTCGATGAAGAAGTGGTGGAAACCCCATGGATGCAGATCGATAACGTGTTCTACGAAGCCCGTGGCCAGGCATGGGCCTTGTCCCATCTGCTGCGCGCTATCGAAGTCGACTTTGCCGACGTGCTGGCCAAGAAAAACGCCACCGTCAGCGTGCGCCAGATCATTCGTGAGCTGGAGGCCTCGCAGGAACCGGTGTGGAGTCCCATGATTCTTAACGGCAGTGGCTTCGGGGTACTGGCGAACCATTCGCTGGTGATGGCCAACTATATTTCCCGGGCAAACGCTGCAGTGATCGATTTGCGTCAGCTCCTCAACCAGGGTTGA
- a CDS encoding DUF3426 domain-containing protein has translation MTDSFVTQCPHCQARFRVNHAQLSVARGVVRCGSCLQVFNAARQLLEQRAQVSAAEPEVPAAVEPTPEPPRAISQKQWTAQELDLDNLDLDEELAKLERREIQHTQPQGAERRQPGTDRRHKEDTLSASRDTVKAEEEQWAASLFSEPAQERADSDEDEPEPSNTRQRTEPSMSLHSETIDDEPTPLSPLHDDEPDPPFTPLTPAAEEADERPQSRRKRPRTEANAHDAVLQDLEDDPLHLYAQKRPSGWGRRLIWILLVLIAAAGLAGQYIAYQFDELARQDAYRPWFQQLCPKLGCTVPSRVDIAHIKSSNLVVRSHPEFAGALVVDAILYNRATFSQPFPLLELRFADLNGSLIASRRFKPAEYLSGELAGVSEMPSQTPIHISLDILDPGNKAVNYSLSFHSPE, from the coding sequence ATGACCGACAGTTTCGTCACCCAGTGCCCGCATTGCCAAGCCCGCTTCCGTGTCAACCACGCTCAGTTGAGCGTGGCCCGTGGCGTGGTGCGCTGCGGCTCGTGCCTGCAAGTGTTCAATGCCGCTCGCCAGTTGCTGGAGCAGCGCGCCCAAGTGTCGGCAGCCGAACCTGAAGTGCCCGCTGCGGTTGAGCCAACGCCTGAGCCCCCGCGAGCCATCAGCCAGAAACAGTGGACAGCCCAGGAGCTGGACCTGGACAACCTGGACCTGGACGAAGAACTGGCCAAGCTCGAGCGCCGCGAGATTCAGCACACTCAACCCCAGGGCGCGGAGCGTCGACAACCCGGCACCGACCGTCGGCACAAGGAAGACACCCTCAGCGCCAGCCGCGACACGGTCAAGGCCGAGGAAGAACAATGGGCCGCCAGCCTGTTCAGCGAGCCCGCGCAAGAGCGCGCAGACAGCGACGAAGACGAGCCTGAACCAAGCAATACCCGGCAGCGCACCGAACCGTCCATGTCGCTGCACAGCGAAACCATCGACGACGAGCCAACCCCGCTCTCTCCCCTGCATGACGACGAGCCCGACCCGCCCTTCACGCCCCTGACCCCAGCGGCAGAAGAAGCCGATGAACGCCCGCAATCACGGCGTAAACGCCCACGCACCGAGGCCAACGCTCACGACGCCGTGCTTCAGGACCTTGAAGACGACCCGCTGCACCTCTATGCACAGAAACGTCCGTCGGGCTGGGGCCGCCGCCTGATCTGGATCCTGCTGGTACTGATTGCCGCCGCCGGCCTGGCAGGCCAGTACATCGCCTACCAATTCGACGAACTGGCCCGTCAGGACGCCTACCGTCCGTGGTTCCAGCAGCTGTGCCCGAAATTGGGTTGCACCGTGCCATCGCGGGTCGATATCGCCCATATCAAGAGCAGCAACCTGGTGGTACGCAGCCATCCGGAGTTCGCCGGTGCGCTGGTGGTGGATGCAATCCTCTACAACCGCGCAACCTTTTCCCAGCCGTTCCCGCTGCTGGAACTGCGTTTTGCAGATTTGAACGGCAGCCTGATCGCCAGTCGTCGCTTCAAACCCGCCGAATATCTGAGCGGCGAGTTGGCTGGCGTCAGCGAAATGCCTTCGCAGACACCGATCCACATTTCCCTCGACATCCTTGATCCCGGCAACAAAGCCGTGAACTACAGCCTGAGCTTCCACTCGCCCGAGTGA
- the accC gene encoding acetyl-CoA carboxylase biotin carboxylase subunit, translating into MLKPAKKLQKVLIANRGEIALRILRACKEEGIKTVAVYSTADTELMHVKLADESICIGPPLATNSYLKVSNIIAAAEVTGADGIHPGYGFLAENADFAEQVEKSGFAFIGPKAETIRLMGDKVSAKDAMIAAGVPTVPGSDGPLPEDEETALRIGREVGYPVIIKAAGGGGGRGMRVVHKEEDLIEAAKQTRSEAGAWFGNPMVYLEKYLTNPRHVEVQVLSDGQGHAIHLGDRDCSLQRRHQKVLEEAPAPGLDEKARQEVLARCVKACIDINYRGAGTFEFLYENGRFYFIEMNTRVQVEHPVSEMVTGIDIVKEMLSIAAGNVLSFTQDDVKMHGHSLECRINAEDPKTFIPSPGLVKHFHAPGGNGVRVDSHLYSGYKVPSNYDSLIGKLITWGATRDEAMARMRNALDEIVVDGIKTNIPLHRDLVRDEGFCEGGVNIHYLEHKLANQ; encoded by the coding sequence ATGTTGAAACCTGCGAAGAAACTGCAAAAAGTCCTGATCGCCAACCGCGGCGAGATCGCGCTGCGTATCCTGCGCGCCTGTAAGGAAGAGGGCATCAAGACCGTCGCTGTTTACTCGACGGCCGATACCGAATTGATGCACGTGAAACTGGCGGACGAAAGCATCTGCATCGGCCCGCCACTGGCCACGAACTCGTACCTGAAAGTCTCGAACATCATCGCTGCCGCAGAAGTGACCGGCGCTGATGGCATCCACCCGGGCTACGGCTTCCTCGCGGAAAACGCCGACTTCGCCGAACAGGTGGAAAAATCCGGGTTTGCCTTCATCGGCCCCAAAGCCGAAACCATTCGCCTGATGGGCGACAAGGTCTCGGCCAAGGACGCCATGATTGCAGCGGGCGTGCCGACCGTTCCAGGCTCCGACGGCCCACTGCCTGAAGACGAGGAAACCGCTCTGCGCATTGGTCGCGAAGTCGGTTACCCGGTGATCATCAAGGCCGCCGGTGGCGGTGGTGGTCGCGGTATGCGCGTGGTGCACAAGGAAGAAGACCTGATCGAAGCCGCCAAGCAGACCCGCTCCGAAGCGGGCGCCTGGTTCGGCAACCCGATGGTCTACCTGGAGAAGTACCTGACCAACCCACGTCACGTGGAAGTCCAGGTGCTGTCCGACGGCCAGGGCCACGCCATCCACCTGGGCGACCGCGACTGCTCGCTGCAACGTCGTCACCAGAAAGTGTTGGAAGAAGCCCCGGCACCGGGCCTCGATGAAAAAGCCCGCCAGGAAGTCCTGGCACGCTGCGTCAAGGCGTGCATCGACATCAACTACCGTGGCGCCGGTACCTTCGAGTTCCTCTACGAGAACGGTCGCTTCTACTTCATCGAGATGAACACTCGTGTGCAGGTAGAGCATCCGGTTTCGGAGATGGTCACCGGTATCGACATCGTCAAGGAGATGCTGAGCATCGCCGCCGGTAACGTGCTGTCCTTCACCCAGGACGACGTGAAGATGCACGGCCACTCCCTGGAGTGCCGCATCAACGCCGAAGACCCGAAAACCTTTATCCCAAGCCCTGGCCTGGTCAAGCACTTCCACGCGCCCGGCGGCAACGGCGTACGTGTGGATTCGCACCTGTACAGCGGCTACAAGGTTCCGTCCAACTACGACTCGCTGATCGGCAAGCTGATCACCTGGGGCGCGACCCGCGACGAGGCCATGGCCCGTATGCGCAACGCCCTGGACGAAATCGTGGTCGACGGCATCAAGACCAACATCCCGCTGCATCGGGACCTGGTTCGCGATGAGGGCTTCTGCGAAGGTGGTGTGAACATTCACTACCTGGAACACAAGCTGGCCAACCAGTAA
- the accB gene encoding acetyl-CoA carboxylase biotin carboxyl carrier protein: MDIRKVKKLIELLEESGIDELEIKEGEESVRISRHSKTPAQQFYAPQMQAPAPAAAAPAAAPVAAAAPAAPAAPALNGFVVKSPMVGTFYRTPAPTSPAFVEVGKTVKVGDTICIVEAMKMMNHITAEKAGVIESILVENGQPVEYDQPLFTIV; this comes from the coding sequence ATGGATATCCGTAAAGTTAAGAAACTGATCGAACTGCTGGAAGAATCCGGTATCGACGAGCTGGAAATCAAGGAAGGCGAAGAGTCCGTACGGATCAGCCGTCACAGCAAGACCCCGGCCCAACAGTTCTACGCACCGCAGATGCAAGCACCGGCTCCTGCCGCTGCCGCCCCTGCTGCCGCTCCAGTCGCTGCCGCAGCCCCTGCTGCCCCAGCCGCACCAGCGTTGAACGGCTTCGTGGTCAAGTCGCCAATGGTCGGTACTTTCTACCGCACCCCGGCACCGACCTCGCCAGCCTTCGTTGAAGTGGGCAAGACCGTGAAAGTGGGCGACACCATCTGCATCGTTGAAGCGATGAAGATGATGAACCACATCACCGCTGAAAAAGCCGGCGTCATTGAATCCATCCTGGTAGAAAACGGTCAGCCGGTTGAGTACGACCAGCCGCTGTTCACCATCGTTTGA